Within the Arthrobacter sp. V1I7 genome, the region CGCCGCGGCTGGGACTTCGTCTCCGCAGGCCGCGGCGACGTGCCCTGGGAATCGTCCTTCCGCGCCCTGGCCGCGATCGGCTACACCGGCCCCATCTCCGTCGAGTGGGAAGACGCCGGCATGGACCGACTGCACGGCGCCCCGGAAGCCCTCGCCGCCCTCAAAAAGTTCGACTTCCCCGCATCGAACACCTCCTTCGACGCCGCGTTCAGCGCCAAGGACCGGGCCGAAAAGCGGGAATCGTGATGGTTCGCATTCCTTGACCGGACAGAACCGGCCCTGTAACAGTTAGCTCGTGGAGGAGGCATCAATGGAGAACCACAAAGCAACTGATGCTATGTCTGCTTCCGAAGCGCTCCATGTCGGCTCGCCGGCGCCGCCTCCCATCCTGGAAGTCCGTGGCCTGACCAAGAGTTTCTTCGGGATCCCCGTACTGGAAGACGCCCACCTCAGCCTTCACCGCGGCCAGGTGCACGGTCTCGTGGGGGAAAACGGCGCCGGAAAGTCGACCCTGATGAAGGTGCTGGCCGGGGTGTACCAGCCCGACGCCGGGACCGTCCTCCTGGAGGGCCGGGAGGTTCATTTCAGCCACCCCACCAAGGCCCACGAAGCCGGGCTCTCATCGGTGTTCCAGGAGTTCAACCTCCTGCCCGACCGGACGGTGGCCGAAAACATCTACCTTGGCCGGGAGCCGCGCCGCGGGCCCCTCGTGAACAAGGCCCTGATGAATGCGAAAACGGCGGAGTTGCTCGATTCGCTGGGGATCACCGCGATCCGGCCCACCATGCAGGTGCGGAGCCTGACGGTCGCTGAGCAGCAGGTAGTGGAGATTGCGAAGGCGGTCAGCTATGACGCCCGGATCATCTCCATGGACGAGCCCACCGCCGCCCTGGCTGGTGCCGAAGTTGAACTTCTTTACCAGATCGTGGCCCGCCTCCGTGAACGTGGCACGGCGATCCTCTACGTCTCGCACCGTCTCCGCGAAGTCTTCGACCTCTGCGACGTCATCACCGTCCTGAAGGACGGCAGGGTGGTCAGCACCGTACCCGCCGCGGAACTCGACGACGCTCAGCTGGTCCGCCTGATGGTGGGCCGGCCCATATCAGCCTTCTTCCCGGACAAGCTACCCCGGGAAAACCGAGGCTCTGAGGGGTCCGAGCAGCCGATCCTCGAGTTGCAGGGCGCCGGAAACGGCCAGCTGGACGGGATCAGCCTCAGCATCCGGCCCGGTGAGATCGTCGGCCTGGCAGGGCTCCAGGGGTCCGGCCGCACGGAATTGCTTCATGCCGTCTTTGGCGCCGCGCCCTTTACCCGCGGGACGATGAAGATGGCCGGCGCGGAACTGCTGCCGAAGTCGCCGCGACAGGGCGTGCGGGCACGGATGGCCCTGATTACAGAGGACCGCAAGGCTGAGGGTTTGAGCCTGAACCAGTCCATCCTGGACAACGCGCTCAGCGTGATCAGATCCGTTTTTCCGCGCCGCACAGGAGCTGTCAGGACAGAAATCCCGGGCGTATTTTCCTCCCTCGAGGTCATAGCCCGTGACCTCGACCAGGAGGTCCAGTACCTCTCCGGCGGCAACCAGCAAAAAGTGGTCCTCGCCAAGTGGCTGGCCATCAGCCCCCGCCTCGTCCTGCTGGATGAACCAACCCGCGGAATTGATGTGGGGGCCAAGGTCGCGGTGTACCGGCTGATGCGCCAGCTCGCGGCAGAGGGCAAGGCCATCCTGATGGTGTCCAGTGAGCTCCCGGAAGTCATCGGCATGTCGGACCGGATCCTCGTGATGCGCGATGGCCGGCTCGTCGGTGAATTGCCGGCCGGAACCTCAGAGGAAGCCATCCTCCAGCTGGGAACCGGCGCCAGGACGGCCCCCGAAAGAGAGATATGAAACAGAGCGCCGGCTTTTTCCAAAGACTGTCCTCCACCCAGATCGTCTACGTTGTGGCGCTGGTGACCCTCATCCTGGGCGCCGTGCTGGTGAACTCCATCGGGCGTAGTTTTTTCAGCCCGGGAAATATCTCCAGCATCCTGACCGGAACCAGCGTTCTGGGCTTCATCGCGATCGGTCAGACACTGGTCATCCTGGCAGGCAGCCTGGACCTCTCAGTTCCCTACGTCACCAGCCTTGCCAGCCTCATTGCCGCCGGGGTGATGGCAAACAACCCAAACAACGTCCTGTCCGGAGTCCTGCTCACGCTGGCGGCGGCGGCCCTCATCGGGCTCGCGAACGGCCTCATCGTCGCCCGCCTGAACGTGCACGGATTCATCGCCACACTCGGCGTGGGCCTGATCATCAGCGGTTACCTCGCCACCAATTTCAAGGGTAGCTTCGGCCAGACACCGCTTGCGTTCCGCCTGGTCGGAGCAACCGGCCTGGGCCCGGTTCCGATCTCCACGATCATCATGCTGGCCTGTGCGGGCCTGGCCATGCTGCTCCTGCACCGCACCCGTGTGGGGCACCATCTTTACGCGGTGGGCGGCGACCTCGCTGTGGCCCGTACGTCCGGAATCCGCGTTGATGTGCCGGTCATTACGGCCCACGTCATCTGCTCAGTACTGGCAGGGATGGCAGGGCTGCTCCTTGCCAGCAGGCTGGGCGTGGGAAGTCCTACTGTAGGCTCCCAAGGCGGCTACGATCTGCTCTCCATCGCAGCAGTTGTACTCGGCGGCACGCTCCTGTCCGGTGGCAAGGGGACGATCACCGGTACTCTCGGCGGCGTACTCATCTTCGCCATGATGGACAACATCATGTCCGTCATGCAGGTCAACCCCTTCCTGAAGGACGTGGTCAGGGGCGTAGTCATTGTCGTCGCCGTCGCCGTCTACGCCCGCCGCCGGATCGTCAGCAGGCCGGACCGGTTCGCCGCAAGGGGTTCCGCTGAATCGCCCGCTGTCCAGGTTGTGCCCGCGGAGGGATCATGAGCACGGCGCTGAACTCCGACCGCAGCGCGATTCTCAAGCAGAACCGTGCCAGCCGTTCCGAGCGGCTCCTGCGCGCAGTGCGCACCCCCGGCGGCGCCGTCTTCATCCTGTTGATCGGCCTTCTGGCGGCCATCATTGTATTGAATCCGTCCTTCGGGGAGCCGGGCTCCCTCATCCGGTTCATCGGCAGGACTGCCCCCATTGCCATTGCCGCCATCGGCCAGTACTTCGTCATTGTCGGCGGGGAATTCGACCTGTCGATGGGATCGGTCGTGACCATGCAGGTCATCGTCGCCGGCAATTTGATCGGGCAGGACGATTCAAAG harbors:
- a CDS encoding sugar ABC transporter ATP-binding protein; amino-acid sequence: MSASEALHVGSPAPPPILEVRGLTKSFFGIPVLEDAHLSLHRGQVHGLVGENGAGKSTLMKVLAGVYQPDAGTVLLEGREVHFSHPTKAHEAGLSSVFQEFNLLPDRTVAENIYLGREPRRGPLVNKALMNAKTAELLDSLGITAIRPTMQVRSLTVAEQQVVEIAKAVSYDARIISMDEPTAALAGAEVELLYQIVARLRERGTAILYVSHRLREVFDLCDVITVLKDGRVVSTVPAAELDDAQLVRLMVGRPISAFFPDKLPRENRGSEGSEQPILELQGAGNGQLDGISLSIRPGEIVGLAGLQGSGRTELLHAVFGAAPFTRGTMKMAGAELLPKSPRQGVRARMALITEDRKAEGLSLNQSILDNALSVIRSVFPRRTGAVRTEIPGVFSSLEVIARDLDQEVQYLSGGNQQKVVLAKWLAISPRLVLLDEPTRGIDVGAKVAVYRLMRQLAAEGKAILMVSSELPEVIGMSDRILVMRDGRLVGELPAGTSEEAILQLGTGARTAPEREI
- a CDS encoding ABC transporter permease — its product is MKQSAGFFQRLSSTQIVYVVALVTLILGAVLVNSIGRSFFSPGNISSILTGTSVLGFIAIGQTLVILAGSLDLSVPYVTSLASLIAAGVMANNPNNVLSGVLLTLAAAALIGLANGLIVARLNVHGFIATLGVGLIISGYLATNFKGSFGQTPLAFRLVGATGLGPVPISTIIMLACAGLAMLLLHRTRVGHHLYAVGGDLAVARTSGIRVDVPVITAHVICSVLAGMAGLLLASRLGVGSPTVGSQGGYDLLSIAAVVLGGTLLSGGKGTITGTLGGVLIFAMMDNIMSVMQVNPFLKDVVRGVVIVVAVAVYARRRIVSRPDRFAARGSAESPAVQVVPAEGS